The Fusibacter sp. A1 genomic interval AATCCTGATGTTGGTTCGTCAAGTATGAGTAATTTAGCGTTATGAGACAAGGCGATTGCTAAGGAAAACTTGAGTTTCATTCCACGTGACAGCTTTTTAAAACGATATGAATCCTTAAGTCTGAACTTTTTTAAGTACTCATAAAAGAGTGCATCATTCCATTCTTTGTAAAAAGGAGAAATAATCTTTTTGATTTTCTTTAGTGAAAAATCATAGTACTTAGGTTCGTCAAACACAAAACCGATGTGTTCTCGTAATGCCTTTCCGTCTTTGATAGGATGAAGACCCAGTATGGAGATATCTCCATCATCATAGTGATAGAGTCCCATCATAATTTTTATTAGCGTTGTTTTGCCAGCACCATTTGACCCTATGAGACCCATGATATAGCCCTCGGGCAGGGTCAAGGATACTTGATTTAAAGAAAACTCGGGAAATGTCTTTACAAGATTGTTGATCTCAATGACATTCATACTTATTCCTCCTCCCAGAGTAACGAAATGATTTCTAAGACATCCTTTTTGCCGACACCCATGATTTTAAACTCAGCAATTGTGTGATACAACTGCTCTTCAACGATTTGGCGTTGCTTTTCCTGAACTCGCTCTTGACTTTGGCCCACCACATATGAGCCCTTGCCGCCGATTGTGTAAAGATATCCTTGAGTTTCTAGATCATCATATGCACGTTTAACTGTGATGACACTCACACCTAAGCTACGGGCGAGTGATCGAATGGATGGCAGTTGTTCTCCATCTGTCAAACTGCCTTTTAGAATCTGTTCAATCAGTTGCGTTTCGATTTGCTCATATATCGGCTTTTTTGAGGTATTTGTAATTACAATGTTCACAATAAAGCCTCCTGTATTAAGTGTACATATTGTCTATATACAGTATATACCCATAGTTCAGTTCTTTAATCAACTATTAATAAGATGTAAAGAACCATAGGTAGCCTATTAAGTATCCCTGTGAGTTAGGTAACTTAGCTTCACTTAATGGTACTTAAAGTGAGTAAAATCAAATGACAGGGGTAAATAACACTAGAGGTGATTATTTTGAGAACAAGACTCAGAATCTACATACCAATATTGATGGTTATGTTACTCATTACGAGTATTTTTTTTGCTGCATTTTTCGTACATGCTGAAGAAAATCCGCTAAATGTTTTAATCTTAAATTCTTACAATGATCAGTATAAATGGACGGTGGATACCTTAAAAGGGATAAGAGAGACTATAAGTTCAACAGGATTTGATGTTAATGTAAGAATAGAGTATATGGATGGTAAAAACATTTATAGCGATGATCATAATCAAATGTTATATGAGTTATATAAACTTAAGTATGCTGATGTTAATTTTGATGCGATCATCACCACTGACGACTACGCTTTTGATTTTCTTCTTGAGTATAGAAATGAACTATTTGCTGATACGCCTGTATTTTTCTGTGGAGTTAATTCGCTCGAACCCTATGCTGAATATGATCTTGAAAACATTTACGGTCTAGTCGAAGACAACTCACTCATTGAAACAGTTGATGTAGCCCTAAAGCAAAACCCTAAGTTGAAAAATATCAATATTGTAGTTGATTCAAGCATATCAGGATTATCAACACGTCGAGAAATGATAAAAGATATTGAGGAATATGACAAGGAACTAAAATTCAACTTTGTAGAGGGTGACACTCTTATGGAAATCCAAGCGACTATAAGAGGTATGTCTGATGACGAATCCATAGTTATTGTCGCCTTTTATAGTATTGATAATAAGGGAACTGCATATAATTCTCAAGAAGATGTAACTAAAGCTATCGCTGATGCCTCTTCTGTACCGGTGTATGGCTTATGGTCTTTTAGTTTTGAACATGGTATTGTTGGTGGCAAGCTTGTTTCGGGGTATTCACACGGTGAAAAAACTGCGAAACTCATGCTGGACTTCATAAATAATCATCAGCTGAAGAGTAAAATATATAGTGATGGTACGGATTCGAATATCCATATGTATGACTATAATGAATTAACTAAATACGGACTAGATGTCAACTTGCTTCCTAAAGGAAGCATCATCATAAACCAACCAGAATCATTCTATGAAAAGCACAAACATGTCATTTTGGTTAGTTTTGCAATTATCTTCTTGCTTGTCATCTATATCATTATTTTGAGAACGCAGATCACAACCGCTTCAAAAAAAATTGAGGAAACTCAGATGTCTCTTATGTTGGCGGAAAAAACAAGTGCACTGAGTGTGCTTATGAATGGTATTGCCCATGAAATGAACACTCCTCTTGGGAACTGTATTATGGTTGTCTCCTATTTGGAGAGGGTAAACGAAGAGATCAAAGAAAAATATCAGAATACGTCTCTCACTAAATCCGATTTAGCTGAAAACATACATCTTATTGAGGATTCTTGTAAAAGACTTTCTTTAAACTTAGGTAAAGCGACAGAACTTGTTGAATCATTCAAAGCGATATCAGTTCAGCATGAGACTGTAAGTAGTAGAATGTTTAATTTTAAAAGCTATATGGAGGAAGTGCTTTTATCGCTCGATGTCTTTTCTAACCAATCCAACTACACACTAGAGTTCAACTGCCCTAATGAATTGTACATTTTCAGTAAGCCTGGATACTATTATCAAATTTTTTCGAACTTGATTTCCAATTCAGTGGAGCATGGCTTTAAGGATATGGATAAAGGCCATATTGTGATCAATGTCGGTATGGATGGCGGAGACTTGGTCGTCGAGTATTTTGATAATGGTAAAGGTGGAGATAAAGTATGCAAAACAGTTTTCGATCCATTCTATTCAAGTAAACGAGGTAGCGATCATTCAGGACTAGGTATGTATAACGTGTACAATATCGTGTCTTCTCAAAACGGAAGTATCGAATGCTCCTCAAAAGAAAACGAAGGAGTTAACTATATTATCAGAATTCCACAGGCTTAAAAAAATACCGATTTATACGGAAACGTAACAGAAAGATGTGAAAACTGTGATTGCTGTCACAGTTTTTTTGTTTGTTCTCCAGTATACTCACCTTAAGCTAAGACAATACTTTGGATATGGAGGCAACGATGAAAGCATGGACAGCGTTTAATAAAGGTGGATGGCAGTCGGAAATAAGTGTCAGGGACTTTATTGTATCGAACTATGAGGAATATACTGGCGATGAAAGCTTTTTAGCATCTAAAACGGAGAAAACACAGACCTTATGGGATAAGTGTGAGGTACTGATAAAAGAAGAGATTGAAAAGGGCATCATCGATATCGAGACAGCGGTATTTTCAGGAGTCGACGCATTTGAAGCTGGGTACATCGACAAGGAGAGCGAAGTCATCGTGGGACTTCAGACCGATGCGCCGCTAAAGAGGATTGTCAATCCTTACGGTGGTTTTAGAATGGTTGAGGCGTCACTCGATGCCTATGGCTATTCGCTTGACGAAACTATGAAACAGCATTTTACTTCTTTTAGAAAAACGCATAATGAAGGCGTGTTTGACGCTTATACCCCCAAGATGAAACAGGCGCGTTCGGTAGGTTTGTTGACAGGCCTTCCTGATGCGTACGGAAGAGGACGGATTATCGGCGATTACCGCCGCGTCGCGCTTTATGGAGTAGACTTTCTGATTAAAAATAAGCAAGATGACTTAGCACATCTGCTCAATCGGGCGATGGATGAAAAAACAATACGTTTAAGAGAAGAAGTTAACGAGCAAATCAGAGCGCTTATCGCTTTAAAGAATATGGCAAGAACCTATGGCTTTGACCTTTCAAAACCGGCTGAGTCGGCTAAGGATGCTGTTCAGTACTTCTATTTTGCCTACTTGGCCGCCATTAAGGAGAACAATGGGGCGGCGATGAGTTTAGGCAGAAACACCACGTTTTTAGACATCTATATCGAAAGGGATATAAAATCGGGTGTACTGACTGAAGAAGGAGCACAGGAGCTCATCGATCAGCTCGTCATCAAGTTGAGACTGGTCAGACATTTGAGAACGCCGGATTACAATACTTTATTTGCAGGCGATCCGACGTGGGTGACAGAGGCTATCGGTGGTATGAACGACAATGGTAAGAGTCTTGTGACTAAAACGGCGTACAGGTTCCTCCACACCCTCACCAATTTGGGTGCGGCGCCGGAACCGAATATGACGGTACTTTGGTCTGAAAACTTACCTGAGGCCTTTAAGCGATACTGCATGAAGATGACAACGCAAACGGGTGCCATCCAATATGAGAACGACGACTTGATGCGCCCACTGTACACGGATGATTACGGTATTGCCTGCTGTGTGTCGGCAATGACAATCGGTAAGCAAATGCAGTACTTCGGTGCGAGAACCAACATGGGTAAAGCGCTGCTTTATGCGCTTAATGAGGGTCATGACGAGTTAAAGACTACGCGAGATGGCGAACCTGTCAAAATTGTCGATGGAGTAAAAGCGCTTAAGAGTGACGTGTTGAATTACGATGAGGTGATGAGCCGATTTAAGTATGTGATTGATGATGTTGCCGGACTCTATGTGGATACGATGAACATTATCCATTATATGCACGACAAATATGCTTACGAAGCCGTTCAAATGGGGCTTCATGACACGACTGTGCATCGACTGATGGCATATGGCATGGCGGGCATATCACTGGTGGCGGACTCCTTAAGTGCGATCAAACACGCTAAAGTCACCGCTATCAGAAACGAAAAGGGCATAACAACCTCGTTTTCAATCGATGGTGAGTATCCACAATACGGAAACGATGATGATCGTGTGGACGAGCTTGCGATTGAAGTGGTCGAGTACTTTATGGACGCGCTGAAAAAACATGTTCCTTATAGAGATTCAGAGCAAACGATGTCGCTTCTGACAATCACATCGAATGTGGTTTATGGTAAAAAGACCGGTGCGACTCCTGATGGACGTTTGGCAGGAGAACCTTTTGCTCCGGGTGCGAATCCTATGCACGGACGAGACAATATGGGAGCGCTTGCTTCCCTTAATACGGTTGCGAAGCTTCCCTATGAGGCTTCGTGCCGGGACGGGATATCAAATACGTTTTCAATTGTTCCTGAAGCACTTGGAAAAGAAGACGAAACACGATTTATGAATTTAGCGGGAATCCTTGACGGTTACTTTTCGCAGGGGGCTTTTCACTTAAATGTCAATGTCCTTTCTAAGGAGCTGCTTATTGATGCAATGCATCACCCTGAAAAGTATCCGACACTAACGATCAGGGTGTCGGGATATGCGGTTCACTTCAATCGGTTGACTAAAGAACAAAAGATGGAAGTAATCAATAGAACGTGCCATACGGCTTGTTAGGAGGCATCATGAACACTGGGAGAGTCTATAAAATTGAAACGATGGGACTGCTTGATGGACCTGGAATTAGAAGCGTGTTCTTTCTTGAAGGCTGTCCTTTAAGGTGCTCCTACTGTCATAATCCGGAATCACAGACTTGCAGAGTCGGCACGCCTGTGTACAGTCCAGATGAGGTTGTACGCATTAGTAAAAAGTATTTGCCCTATTACAAGCGAACTGGTGGCGGCGTCACTTTTTCGGGTGGGGAGCCACTCCTTCAAGGGGAGTTTTTGATAGAGACGTTAAAGACACTAAAAAAACAAGGAATCCATACAGCAATTGACACTTCGGGGATTGGAAATGACAGATACCACGACGAGGTGCTACGAAATGTGGATTTGGTGATTCTGGATGTCAAAGCGTTTAGCGAAAGCAAACATCGTGCATTAACAGGTGTTTCACTATCAGGGCTTGAGGCGTTTATAGCGAAACTTACTAAGTTCAAGGGTCAGATCTGGATCAGGCATGTCATGCTGCCCGGGGCTACCGATTCGACTGAAGCGATGGATCAACTGCTTGAAATCATTAGTCCGCTAACGAAATTGATTGAAAAAATCGAGATTTTACCGTATCATAAACTTGGGGATGATAAATATTCTCAATTGGAGATAGAAAATACCCTGTTGGATATGTCTGAAATGGATAAGAAAATAGCCAAGGGATATGAGATATACGCCATGTGTGCGTTACTTAACAAACGAAAGCAGTGTCTGTTGACAGAAGCTGTTTAGTGAGGAGTTTAATATCGATACGTGTAAAATATCTAAAGGATTATGTAGGGATTGTACCCATACCCACTGCTTAAGCAGTATACCGCTATTTGAGAACTTATCGGACAGCGAGGCCGAGCTTGTCGCTGAAAGTGTGTTTACCATGCGGTATAAAAAGGGTGACAAGATATTCAGTTCAGGCGATGAGGCCAATAAGCTTTATATCGTCTGCACAGGAAAAACAAAGGTGACAAAGTACACTCAAGATGGAAAAGAGCAAATCATCTACATCCTCACATCTGGGGATTTTATCGGTGCGTTCAACCTCTTGAAAAAAGACAAATTCGATTTTGATATGATCGCCTTGAAGGACACTACAATCAGCGCTCTTGAGAAGGACGCTTTCGATAGGCTGATCTTGCTTAATCCAAGTATTACTTTGAAAGTGCTTGAAAAGGCCTATGAACGAATCATGAAGGTGGAACGTCTGGCTGAAAGGCTGGCGCTCACAAGTTTAGACCAGCGCGTTGCGTCCATGCTGTTGAATTTTGCAGATGAGATAGGCAAGCCGACCGAACAGGGAATTGTACTTGAGCTGTCGATGAATCAAGAAGAATTGGGCGCTTACGCAGGCATTACAAGAGAGACCATCAGTAGAAAACTGAATCTGTTCCAAGAAAACCAGTGGATTGAACTTGTTGGGACAAAAAAGGTGATCGTGAAAGACGTAAATGCCTTACGGAACGCTTTTAACTAAGTAGAGTTCAATCACCTGCGTAGTAATCTACTTCTCTTCCACTTAAATAGAATCTACGATCATAAAAATCGACTTCGCTATCAAAGTGAAGTCTTTTTTTATAGGGTCACTCTATTACATTTGCCTTAAAATCCACCATTAAGTGACATAGTTTAGTAGAATAATAGTAGTTGGTTTCATAAGACTTTCTTATGTGATCGATTTCAAGCGGTTGTTCAAGGAGGGGTGTAGATGCAAAAAATGTATATGAATTTGAAGGTAGGCAATATCGAAAAATCTAGAAGTTTTTATAAGGGGCTCGGGTTTGATGCAATAGAAATGTATAACACTGAAAAGTCCAGCGTCTATCGTATGCTTGATGATTGCTTCCTTATGGTTTATGAAACCGGCGCGCTTGATCACCACAAAAATATCCCAGGTGTAGACATGAAGACCTATCAAAACTCATCCTTTTCACTGGCTGCAGACAGCATTGCTGAAATTGATGAGATGATAAATAAAGTAAAAGCCTTGGGTGGACATGTTTATCCTGAACCCATTGACAATGAGTTCATGTACGGGCACGGTTTTGTCGATATGGACGGCAATATATGGGATTTGTTTTTGTTTAAAGAGACAAAGGATAAGGTGTAGATTGCAAAACGCCTATCGTAAGTTTTTCAGCTAATTAATACTTTTTCGATTAATCAGCATAGACTTCATGGCAGTTTCCATCAGGGTCGGCAAACATGGCAGTTCTTTGACCCCAAGGCATATCGTGTGGGGCTAAGATGGCTGTGGCACCCTTATCGATCAATTCTTTATAGGTTGAATCGACTTCTGTTTTTGTAGCAACCCAAAATGCGAGTTCAAAACTTTTGCCTTTTCTTTCTTCAAGAAATGCCTCATGTTTTGTTAACTCATACATAAGTTCTTTTGAACAGAGAGCGATTCTCACGCCATCATGAATTAGTTCGATATAACCGCCACTTTCATCCTCTGTTGTAAAGCCCAGCACATCTTTATAGAATGTCAGCATTTCTGTTAGATTGTCTGTGAGTATTGAAATTAGTTTGATTGATGGTCGCATATATGCCTCCTGGTTAATTTGGTAAGATGGGTTTATGTATATTATACCATTAATCCAAAATACAGTTAATGAAGTCAAGACGAATAGTTGACTACAAAGTAGATCAGGTTCTTCACAAACCTTCTCGTTTTTAGGCAAAGTTTAGTTTGAATCAAACTCTACATATGATTTATAAGTAATTAAGGTTAAACTGAAATCATACAAGATTAGGAGGATAGGATCTATGAAAATACATACATCAAGCTATTGGCAAAATGAACAAGTCGTACTAAGGGCGATGGAACCAGAGGACTGGCAAGCTGGATTTGACAGCTATTTTGACTCGGAAGCTAGAAGAATGCTTCAGTATCAATTGGAACTGCCTATCACTGAGAAAAAGGCACAAAGTGATACTGAATATTTTTCATACTTTAATCAAGAGTCTGGCAGACTCATGTTCACCATCTTAAACAAAGAAGGTGACATTGTAGGGGCTGTCAACCTAAACAGCATCGATGAAAGAAATGGACTTTTCAGCATTGGCATGCAGATTTCTAGCGGGCACAGGGCAAAAGGCTATGGCACAGCAGCGATGAAGATTTTGCTCGACTATGCCTTCAATGAAAGACGACTGCATAAGTTTAACGTTTCGGTGATTGACTACAACATCGGCTCAGCTACGATGCTTCAAAAGGTCGGCTGTCAAAAGGAAGGCGTCCGTAGAGAGGTTATCTATATGAAGGGAAAACACTACGATGAAGTCTTATACGGACTAACGGCAACGGATTTTAACGACAGAGCGAGATAATGAAAAAGGAGGTTCTTATGGCAGTAGTAGAAGTCACTATCGTCCCGCTTGGTACTGCGGATACCAGCGTAAGCAAATACGTTGCCGATTGCCACCGGATTGTAACTGAGCAAAGTGAGATCAAGTATTTACTGACCCCTATGGCTACAGTACTTGAAGGCGATTTGGCCACTATCATGGAGCTAATTGCAAAAATGCATGAAGTCCCGTTTGCTAGTGGTGCCAAGCGTGTATCGACATCCATTAAAATAGATGATAGGCGCGATAAGATAGGAACTATCGATCAAAAGCTGAAGTCTGTTGAGGAGAAACTTTGAATTTGACTTGTGCCTTTTGTATTGACTCATTATATTGTTGGAGACTGATTTATGTTTATAGAAACGGAACGCCTTGTTCTACGTAAGTTTGCGAATGATGATTTTGATGATTTTTGCGAGTTCGCGATGGACGATGAGATGTGCAAAATGATGGGCAGAAATCTGATGTCAACAAAAGACGATGCCCGTTGGAATTTTGAGTGGCTTAAGGATAAGGAAGAACGGGGTTATGTACTACAGTATAAGGATACGGGTAGAGTGATTGGCAATCTTACCGTTGGTGGTGTCCCGAAAGAACTTTTGGGACTTGAGGAACTAAAGGACAAGATTGGTAGAAGCATGTCCTTCTCGATTTCTAAAAGCTATCAGCATAAGGGGTTGATGTTTGAGGCGGTAAGCGCCGTTATTAAGCATCTATTTGAACTAGAGGGGATGGACTACGTTCAGTGCGGTCATTTTCCTTTTAATATCGCTTCTGAAATGCTTCAAAAGAAAATGGATTTCAAGTACCTTACAACGCTAAGGTTTGTAGATGAAGGAATAGAGGTTGTTTCTGTTGAAAACATCCTCTGGAACAGCATGAAAAAGACTTCACTTTAAAGTGAGGTCTTTTTTTGTGCGATTCTGGGTACTATAATAGGGTAAGCTGTTGAATAAACCTTTTACTATGACGATA includes:
- a CDS encoding ABC transporter ATP-binding protein, which encodes MNVIEINNLVKTFPEFSLNQVSLTLPEGYIMGLIGSNGAGKTTLIKIMMGLYHYDDGDISILGLHPIKDGKALREHIGFVFDEPKYYDFSLKKIKKIISPFYKEWNDALFYEYLKKFRLKDSYRFKKLSRGMKLKFSLAIALSHNAKLLILDEPTSGLDPVFRTEFLEILQSVIENGKTSVLFSTHITTDAEKIADYITYIRNGSIEFSNTLDQVMSSYLLVKGQGNQIPKDVQEIMLGSKVTPYNYEALVKSDQITHKVWDIEEVPTLEQVMYFYERSSDYND
- a CDS encoding GntR family transcriptional regulator; this translates as MNIVITNTSKKPIYEQIETQLIEQILKGSLTDGEQLPSIRSLARSLGVSVITVKRAYDDLETQGYLYTIGGKGSYVVGQSQERVQEKQRQIVEEQLYHTIAEFKIMGVGKKDVLEIISLLWEEE
- a CDS encoding HAMP domain-containing sensor histidine kinase, which gives rise to MRTRLRIYIPILMVMLLITSIFFAAFFVHAEENPLNVLILNSYNDQYKWTVDTLKGIRETISSTGFDVNVRIEYMDGKNIYSDDHNQMLYELYKLKYADVNFDAIITTDDYAFDFLLEYRNELFADTPVFFCGVNSLEPYAEYDLENIYGLVEDNSLIETVDVALKQNPKLKNINIVVDSSISGLSTRREMIKDIEEYDKELKFNFVEGDTLMEIQATIRGMSDDESIVIVAFYSIDNKGTAYNSQEDVTKAIADASSVPVYGLWSFSFEHGIVGGKLVSGYSHGEKTAKLMLDFINNHQLKSKIYSDGTDSNIHMYDYNELTKYGLDVNLLPKGSIIINQPESFYEKHKHVILVSFAIIFLLVIYIIILRTQITTASKKIEETQMSLMLAEKTSALSVLMNGIAHEMNTPLGNCIMVVSYLERVNEEIKEKYQNTSLTKSDLAENIHLIEDSCKRLSLNLGKATELVESFKAISVQHETVSSRMFNFKSYMEEVLLSLDVFSNQSNYTLEFNCPNELYIFSKPGYYYQIFSNLISNSVEHGFKDMDKGHIVINVGMDGGDLVVEYFDNGKGGDKVCKTVFDPFYSSKRGSDHSGLGMYNVYNIVSSQNGSIECSSKENEGVNYIIRIPQA
- the pflB gene encoding formate C-acetyltransferase, coding for MKAWTAFNKGGWQSEISVRDFIVSNYEEYTGDESFLASKTEKTQTLWDKCEVLIKEEIEKGIIDIETAVFSGVDAFEAGYIDKESEVIVGLQTDAPLKRIVNPYGGFRMVEASLDAYGYSLDETMKQHFTSFRKTHNEGVFDAYTPKMKQARSVGLLTGLPDAYGRGRIIGDYRRVALYGVDFLIKNKQDDLAHLLNRAMDEKTIRLREEVNEQIRALIALKNMARTYGFDLSKPAESAKDAVQYFYFAYLAAIKENNGAAMSLGRNTTFLDIYIERDIKSGVLTEEGAQELIDQLVIKLRLVRHLRTPDYNTLFAGDPTWVTEAIGGMNDNGKSLVTKTAYRFLHTLTNLGAAPEPNMTVLWSENLPEAFKRYCMKMTTQTGAIQYENDDLMRPLYTDDYGIACCVSAMTIGKQMQYFGARTNMGKALLYALNEGHDELKTTRDGEPVKIVDGVKALKSDVLNYDEVMSRFKYVIDDVAGLYVDTMNIIHYMHDKYAYEAVQMGLHDTTVHRLMAYGMAGISLVADSLSAIKHAKVTAIRNEKGITTSFSIDGEYPQYGNDDDRVDELAIEVVEYFMDALKKHVPYRDSEQTMSLLTITSNVVYGKKTGATPDGRLAGEPFAPGANPMHGRDNMGALASLNTVAKLPYEASCRDGISNTFSIVPEALGKEDETRFMNLAGILDGYFSQGAFHLNVNVLSKELLIDAMHHPEKYPTLTIRVSGYAVHFNRLTKEQKMEVINRTCHTAC
- the pflA gene encoding pyruvate formate-lyase-activating protein, encoding MNTGRVYKIETMGLLDGPGIRSVFFLEGCPLRCSYCHNPESQTCRVGTPVYSPDEVVRISKKYLPYYKRTGGGVTFSGGEPLLQGEFLIETLKTLKKQGIHTAIDTSGIGNDRYHDEVLRNVDLVILDVKAFSESKHRALTGVSLSGLEAFIAKLTKFKGQIWIRHVMLPGATDSTEAMDQLLEIISPLTKLIEKIEILPYHKLGDDKYSQLEIENTLLDMSEMDKKIAKGYEIYAMCALLNKRKQCLLTEAV
- a CDS encoding Crp/Fnr family transcriptional regulator — translated: MRYKKGDKIFSSGDEANKLYIVCTGKTKVTKYTQDGKEQIIYILTSGDFIGAFNLLKKDKFDFDMIALKDTTISALEKDAFDRLILLNPSITLKVLEKAYERIMKVERLAERLALTSLDQRVASMLLNFADEIGKPTEQGIVLELSMNQEELGAYAGITRETISRKLNLFQENQWIELVGTKKVIVKDVNALRNAFN
- a CDS encoding VOC family protein, with the protein product MQKMYMNLKVGNIEKSRSFYKGLGFDAIEMYNTEKSSVYRMLDDCFLMVYETGALDHHKNIPGVDMKTYQNSSFSLAADSIAEIDEMINKVKALGGHVYPEPIDNEFMYGHGFVDMDGNIWDLFLFKETKDKV
- a CDS encoding VOC family protein — protein: MRPSIKLISILTDNLTEMLTFYKDVLGFTTEDESGGYIELIHDGVRIALCSKELMYELTKHEAFLEERKGKSFELAFWVATKTEVDSTYKELIDKGATAILAPHDMPWGQRTAMFADPDGNCHEVYAD
- a CDS encoding GNAT family N-acetyltransferase translates to MKIHTSSYWQNEQVVLRAMEPEDWQAGFDSYFDSEARRMLQYQLELPITEKKAQSDTEYFSYFNQESGRLMFTILNKEGDIVGAVNLNSIDERNGLFSIGMQISSGHRAKGYGTAAMKILLDYAFNERRLHKFNVSVIDYNIGSATMLQKVGCQKEGVRREVIYMKGKHYDEVLYGLTATDFNDRAR
- a CDS encoding MTH1187 family thiamine-binding protein, which encodes MAVVEVTIVPLGTADTSVSKYVADCHRIVTEQSEIKYLLTPMATVLEGDLATIMELIAKMHEVPFASGAKRVSTSIKIDDRRDKIGTIDQKLKSVEEKL
- a CDS encoding GNAT family N-acetyltransferase; the encoded protein is MFIETERLVLRKFANDDFDDFCEFAMDDEMCKMMGRNLMSTKDDARWNFEWLKDKEERGYVLQYKDTGRVIGNLTVGGVPKELLGLEELKDKIGRSMSFSISKSYQHKGLMFEAVSAVIKHLFELEGMDYVQCGHFPFNIASEMLQKKMDFKYLTTLRFVDEGIEVVSVENILWNSMKKTSL